The following are encoded in a window of Phaseolus vulgaris cultivar G19833 chromosome 3, P. vulgaris v2.0, whole genome shotgun sequence genomic DNA:
- the LOC137806942 gene encoding F-box/LRR-repeat protein 4-like isoform X1, whose translation MRGHDWINNSLPDELIVEIFSHLQSKPTRDACSLVCRRWFRLERRTRTTLRIGATHLFLDLLPTRFTSLRNLYIDERLSIPLHLGRRRPADEDGDLESVCLSDVGLSSLGEGFPKLHRLGLIWCSNVSSDGLASLARKCTSLKALDLQGCYVGDQGMAAVGQCCKNLEDLNLRFCEGLTDSGLVELAVGVGKSLKSLGVAACAKITDISMEAVGSNCWSLETLSLDSEFIHNKGLVAVAQGCPNLKVLKLQCINVTDDALIAVGTSCLSLELLALYSFQRFTDKGLRAIGNGCKKLKNLTLIDCYFLSDKGLEAIATGCKEITHLEVNGCHNIGTLGIEYIGRSCQNLTELALLYCHRIGDVSLLEVGQGCKFLQVLHLVDCSSIGDDAMCSIASGCRNLKKLHIRRCYKIGNKGIIAIGKHCTSLTDLSIRFCDRVGDGALTAIAEGCSLHSLNVSGCHQIGDAGVISIARGCPQLCHLDVSVLRNLGDMAMAELGEHCTLLKEIVLSHCRKITDVGLSHLVKSCRMLESCQMVYCAGITSAGVATVVSSCPNIKKVLVEKWKVSQRTKRRAGSIIAYLCVDL comes from the exons ATGCGAGGCCACGATTGGATCAACAACTCGCTTCCTGATGAGTTAATCGTTGAAATCTTCTCCCATCTCCAATCCAAGCCCACCCGCGACGCCTGCTCCCTCGTCTGCCGCCGCTGGTTCCGCCTCGAGCGCCGAACCCGAACCACCCTCCGAATCGGCGCCACCCACCTCTTCCTCGACCTTCTGCCCACCCGCTTCACCAGTCTCAGAAACCTCTACATCGACGAACGCCTCTCCATTCCCCTCCACCTA GGAAGAAGACGACCCGCCGATGAAGATGGCGATCTTGAGTCCGTCTGTTTATCCGATGTTGGTTTGTCTTCGCTCGGCGAAGGCTTCCCCAAACTTCACAGATTGGGCTTAATCTGGTGTTCTAACGTCTCTAGCGATGGCTTGGCATCCCTTGCTCGGAAATGCACTTCTCTCAAAGCCTTGGACTTACAA GGTTGTTATGTTGGGGATCAAGGTATGGCTGCTGTTGGACAGTGTTGCAAGAATCTTGAAGATTTGAATCTGCGGTTCTGCGAAGGCTTGACTGATTCGGGTTTGGTTGAGTTAGCAGTAGGTGTGGGAAAATCTTTGAAATCTCTTGGTGTTGCGGCGTGTGCTAAGATAACTGATATCTCAATGGAGGCTGTAGGATCAAACTGCTGGTCCCTTGAGACATTGTCCTTGGATTCTGAGTTCATCCACAATAAAGGGCTGGTTGCTGTGGCTCAGGGATGTCCAAATTTGAAGGTTCTAAAGCTCCAGTGTATTAATGTCACCGACGATGCTTTGATAGCCGTAGGCACTAGCTGTCTGTCTCTGGAGTTATTGGCACTATACAGTTTTCAGAGATTTACTGACAA GGGGTTGCGAGCAATTGGGAATGGATGTAAAAAGTTAAAGAATTTGACTTTAATTGATTGCTATTTTTTAAGCGACAAGGGTTTGGAAGCAATTGCTACTGGTTGCAAGGAAATTACACATCTTGAAGTCAATGGATGTCACAACATTGGAACTTTGGGGATAGAATACATTGGGAGATCTTGCCA GAATCTCACTGAGTTAGCATTGCTTTACTGCCATAGAATAGGTGATGTTAGCCTTCTTGAGGTGGGGCAGGGGTGCAAATTCTTGCAAGTTCTTCACTTGGTAGATTGCTCAAGCATCGGTGATGATGCCATGTGTAGTATAGCTAGTGGCTGCCGGAATCTAAAGAAACTTCATATTCGTCGATGTTACAAG ATTGGGAACAAGGGAATCATTGCTATTGGCAAGCATTGTACATCTCTAACAGATCTTAGCATTCGATTCTGCGACAG GGTGGGGGATGGGGCCCTTACTGCAATAGCTGAGGGCTGTTCCCTTCATTCTCTGAATGTTAGTGGTTGTCATCAAATTGGAGATGCTGGAGTGATATCCATCGCAAGGGGCTGTCCTCAACTCTGCCATTTAGATGTGAGTGTCCTGCGG AATCTGGGCGATATGGCAATGGCTGAGCTGGGTGAACACTGCACATTGCTTAAAGAAATAGTGCTCTCACACTGCCGTAAAATTACTGATGTTGGCCTGTCGCATCTTGTCAAAAGTTGCAGAATGCTGGAGTCTTGTCAAATGGTTTATTGCGCTGGTATAACTTCAGCTGGAGTGGCCACCGTTGTCTCTAGCTGTCCCAACATAAAGAAGGTCCTGGTTGAAAAGTGGAAGGTTAGCCAACGGACAAAGCGACGAGCAGGCTCTATAATTGCCTACTTGTGCGTGGACCTTTAG
- the LOC137806942 gene encoding F-box/LRR-repeat protein 4-like isoform X2 — protein MRGHDWINNSLPDELIVEIFSHLQSKPTRDACSLVCRRWFRLERRTRTTLRIGATHLFLDLLPTRFTSLRNLYIDERLSIPLHLGRRRPADEDGDLESVCLSDVGLSSLGEGFPKLHRLGLIWCSNVSSDGLASLARKCTSLKALDLQGCYVGDQGMAAVGQCCKNLEDLNLRFCEGLTDSGLVELAVGVGKSLKSLGVAACAKITDISMEAVGSNCWSLETLSLDSEFIHNKGLVAVAQGCPNLKVLKLQCINVTDDALIAVGTSCLSLELLALYSFQRFTDKGLRAIGNGCKKLKNLTLIDCYFLSDKGLEAIATGCKEITHLEVNGCHNIGTLGIEYIGRSCQNLTELALLYCHRIGDVSLLEVGQGCKFLQVLHLVDCSSIGDDAMCSIASGCRNLKKLHIRRCYKIGNKGIIAIGKHCTSLTDLSIRFCDRVGDGALTAIAEGCSLHSLNVSGCHQIGDAGVISIARGCPQLCHLDNLGDMAMAELGEHCTLLKEIVLSHCRKITDVGLSHLVKSCRMLESCQMVYCAGITSAGVATVVSSCPNIKKVLVEKWKVSQRTKRRAGSIIAYLCVDL, from the exons ATGCGAGGCCACGATTGGATCAACAACTCGCTTCCTGATGAGTTAATCGTTGAAATCTTCTCCCATCTCCAATCCAAGCCCACCCGCGACGCCTGCTCCCTCGTCTGCCGCCGCTGGTTCCGCCTCGAGCGCCGAACCCGAACCACCCTCCGAATCGGCGCCACCCACCTCTTCCTCGACCTTCTGCCCACCCGCTTCACCAGTCTCAGAAACCTCTACATCGACGAACGCCTCTCCATTCCCCTCCACCTA GGAAGAAGACGACCCGCCGATGAAGATGGCGATCTTGAGTCCGTCTGTTTATCCGATGTTGGTTTGTCTTCGCTCGGCGAAGGCTTCCCCAAACTTCACAGATTGGGCTTAATCTGGTGTTCTAACGTCTCTAGCGATGGCTTGGCATCCCTTGCTCGGAAATGCACTTCTCTCAAAGCCTTGGACTTACAA GGTTGTTATGTTGGGGATCAAGGTATGGCTGCTGTTGGACAGTGTTGCAAGAATCTTGAAGATTTGAATCTGCGGTTCTGCGAAGGCTTGACTGATTCGGGTTTGGTTGAGTTAGCAGTAGGTGTGGGAAAATCTTTGAAATCTCTTGGTGTTGCGGCGTGTGCTAAGATAACTGATATCTCAATGGAGGCTGTAGGATCAAACTGCTGGTCCCTTGAGACATTGTCCTTGGATTCTGAGTTCATCCACAATAAAGGGCTGGTTGCTGTGGCTCAGGGATGTCCAAATTTGAAGGTTCTAAAGCTCCAGTGTATTAATGTCACCGACGATGCTTTGATAGCCGTAGGCACTAGCTGTCTGTCTCTGGAGTTATTGGCACTATACAGTTTTCAGAGATTTACTGACAA GGGGTTGCGAGCAATTGGGAATGGATGTAAAAAGTTAAAGAATTTGACTTTAATTGATTGCTATTTTTTAAGCGACAAGGGTTTGGAAGCAATTGCTACTGGTTGCAAGGAAATTACACATCTTGAAGTCAATGGATGTCACAACATTGGAACTTTGGGGATAGAATACATTGGGAGATCTTGCCA GAATCTCACTGAGTTAGCATTGCTTTACTGCCATAGAATAGGTGATGTTAGCCTTCTTGAGGTGGGGCAGGGGTGCAAATTCTTGCAAGTTCTTCACTTGGTAGATTGCTCAAGCATCGGTGATGATGCCATGTGTAGTATAGCTAGTGGCTGCCGGAATCTAAAGAAACTTCATATTCGTCGATGTTACAAG ATTGGGAACAAGGGAATCATTGCTATTGGCAAGCATTGTACATCTCTAACAGATCTTAGCATTCGATTCTGCGACAG GGTGGGGGATGGGGCCCTTACTGCAATAGCTGAGGGCTGTTCCCTTCATTCTCTGAATGTTAGTGGTTGTCATCAAATTGGAGATGCTGGAGTGATATCCATCGCAAGGGGCTGTCCTCAACTCTGCCATTTAGAT AATCTGGGCGATATGGCAATGGCTGAGCTGGGTGAACACTGCACATTGCTTAAAGAAATAGTGCTCTCACACTGCCGTAAAATTACTGATGTTGGCCTGTCGCATCTTGTCAAAAGTTGCAGAATGCTGGAGTCTTGTCAAATGGTTTATTGCGCTGGTATAACTTCAGCTGGAGTGGCCACCGTTGTCTCTAGCTGTCCCAACATAAAGAAGGTCCTGGTTGAAAAGTGGAAGGTTAGCCAACGGACAAAGCGACGAGCAGGCTCTATAATTGCCTACTTGTGCGTGGACCTTTAG